Proteins encoded together in one Dasypus novemcinctus isolate mDasNov1 chromosome 9, mDasNov1.1.hap2, whole genome shotgun sequence window:
- the ID3 gene encoding DNA-binding protein inhibitor ID-3, with protein sequence MKALSPVRGCYEAVCCLSERSLAIARGRGKGPAAEEPLSLLDDMNHCYSRLRDLVPGVPRGTQLSQVEILQRVIDYILDLQVVLAEPAPGPPDGPHLPIQTAELAPELVISNDKRSFCH encoded by the exons ATGAAGGCTCTGAGCCCGGTGCGCGGCTGCTACGAGGCGGTGTGCTGCCTGTCCGAGCGCAGTCTGGCCATCGCGCGCGGCCGCGGCAAGGGCCCGGCAGCCGAGGAGCCGCTGAGCCTGCTCGACGACATGAACCACTGCTATTCGCGCCTGCGGGACCTGGTCCCCGGCGTCCCGCGAGGCACTCAGCTTAGCCAGGTGGAAATCCTGCAGCGCGTCATCGACTATATCCTCGATCTGCAGGTGGTCCTGGCCGAGCCGGCTCCCGGGCCCCCCGACGGCCCGCATCTCCCCATCCAG ACAGCCGAACTCGCGCCGGAACTTGTGATCTCCAACGACAAGAGGAGCTTCTGCCACTGA